Genomic DNA from Roseburia intestinalis L1-82:
TCTTACAGTTACTTCGATCGGATCACCAAGCGGTGCAACTTTTCTTACATAGATATCAACACCCTTTGTGATGCCCATGTCCATAATTCTTCTCTTGACCGGGCCCTCGCCAGTCAGTTTTTTGACCTTTACGGTACTGCCGCAGGCTACTTCTTTCAACGTCTTCATCGTTTCGCTCCTTTTCATTTTTGTATCATGAAACTGCGCTGTTGCAACAGTTTTATACCATAATTTTATTCGCCATGTCTTTTCCGATCGCAACTCTTGAATCCTTGATGTTGACGATCATATTACCGTCGATCTCTGATATGACTGTAACTTCTCCGCCTGGAACAAAGCCAAGATTCTCTAAAAATCTTCTGGTTTCTTCTTTTCCACCGACTTTTTTAATCGTACTCGGTTCTCCTGTGTTTAACATAGTAAGCGGCATCATTTCTTCCTCTTTTCTCCTACTGTATTGATAATGATTTTCATTTCTTACGTTGGTTAGTATATTCTAACGTTCATTAGATGTCAATAACATTATTGATATTTTTTCTCATTAATTTTCATTTCATGGAAAAAAACGGATATTACAGAGACTTTTTTCACAGTTTATCGTCAAATTGCACAATAAAGTATGAAAATTTCAAGTCATTTGACTTTCAGTCTGACATGAAATTGCAGTTTCTCTATCCTATCCGTTTTATGTATTATAATTTTTACAGTTCTTCTATCTGTAATTGTACCTTCCACACGGTATGCGCCTCATCGCGCAAAAACTCTTCCGGCAGATCCGGTCCACAGGAATTACTTCCAATGCCCATCATCCGCGCATCCAGCGACAGTAAGGAACCAGACGCCGGTTCCAGTTCAAAATTATGCCTTTTTCCTGCCAGTTCTTCCACCGTGTAATCCGAAACGTTAAAATCCAGATAATTATCTGCCTCCGCAAGCAGACGGTATTTTTCATTTTCAAGTGAGACATATCGGCAGTGATAATGGCTTCCATTCTCCTGTGGTCTGATATAATTTTCATGCAGGTCTTCTACCTCTGCCTGAAACATATCGACATAACAGTGTTCCCTTTTATCAATATAGCTTTCATCCGGTCCATAGCCGTAATAAGTAACATGACGCATAGAGCGCTCAACCGGCAGCATGATCCCAAGCCGTGGCAGCGGCGGCATCGCCATATCTTTGTGCGCATCAAGCGTTACTATGACCCTGCCCCAGCGGTTCACACACCAGTCGGCATGAAGGTGCACTGCCGGCTGACGGTATATGGCTGCAATCCCTATATCTGCCACATAATGTGCCTCCCCGTCCAGACAGAATGCATCGGAATGATATACTTTGGTCATTGCCGCATCGTAGCCTGCCTCTTTCCACTTCTCCTTGATCTGGATGTCATTGTCTGTGGGTGCACGGTAAATCTGATATCCCGCATGTCCCCAGAGAATAGATTTTCCATCTTTGAAAATGCCGGTCGGCGCTCCGGTCTTCTTCCCAAAGGCAACACGAAGTGTACCGCATAATACGATCCATTCCTCCGGCTCCTCCACAAGTACGACCTCATGTTCCGCTCTGTTTTCCCTCTGCAAAACCGATACTTTCCGCTCCTGCATGCAAAACTGTGCAAATCCAAACGTACTGCTGCACGCTGCATATTCCACCGCTTTTTTCCGGATAAACGTCAGTTTTACATACACATCCATGTTTTCCGGCAGCTTTGGCACCGGGATCGTCAAGGCTGCTTTCTCATGCGGCAGCAGATGTGGCAACTCTTTTGTTCCATCTGCAAGAATGACTGTTTCGTCCTGTGCACTTCCCCCCGCTTTGATCTCATAACACAGCTCTGCCTCGCCGGATGCCTCAAGAAAATCAAACCTGTTTTCCACCAGGAACATACCATTGGCTGCATCGATCTCTGTGACAAAAACCGGACAGATCGCATTTTTCCATTCCCGAAGTCCCGTGTGCGGTGTACGGTCTGGATAGAGCAGCCCATCGACACAGAAATTGCCGTCGTGAAAGCGTTCCCCGTGATCGCCCCCATACAGATAGCGCTCTTTTCCGTTCTCTGCCACACCGTCATAAATGGCATGATCGCACCATTCCCAGACACAGCCCCCTAAAAATCCCTCATAACGGTACATTCGGTCCATATAGGCGCGGATACCGCCCGGTCCATTTCCCATTGCATGGACAAACTCACACATAAAATAAGGCTTTTTGTTTCCCGGATCTGCAAAATACTCATCAATCCATTCCACATGCGGGTACATTCTGCTGTAAAGATCGATCATGGATGTGTCGTTTACGTGACCTTCTGCTTCATAAACCGCCCCCTCGTAATGTGTCAGGCGTGTCGGGTCATATGCCTTGACCCAACGTCCTGCTTTCTCAAACGAATTTCCGTAACCGGACTCGTTCCCAAGCGACCAGATCAGGATACAGGGTGCATTTTTATCCCGCTTTACACAGCGCTCCACGCGGTCTATTACTGCCTTATCAAACATCGGATCCATTGCCAGCGTACAAAAAGTCTTTTTTGAAGAGCCCCCATAAAAAGAAGTTACTCCGTGCATCTCAATATCCGCCTCTGCGATCACATAAAAACCGTATCTGTCACAGTACTCCGGAAACCACGGTGCATTGGGATAATGGCTGGTGCGGATCGCATTAATATTATGCGATTTCATCAATTTGAGGTCTTCCTCCAACTGTTCCCTGCTTATGGTATAGCCTGTCTTTGCATTGCTGTCATGGCGGTTCACACCGCGTATCTTGATCGGTCTCCCATTTAGTTTCACTACGGATGACTCAATGTGGATTTCCCGTATGCCCACATTCTGATGCAGGATTTCGTTTTCCGTCCGAATCTCAAGCGTATACAGATACGGCGTCTCCGCGCTCCATAACCTGGGATGTTTTACCGGAAACACAAGCTTTGCCTCACTTCCATTCGACACCAGTGTTGTCTGCCCCTCTGCTTCCACGCTGCCGGAAGCATCTCTTAGTATGGCACGCACGAAAAGCTCCCGCCTGCTGCCGCCCGTCGAGCGGGAAAGGGAAAGACAGACCTCCGCGCTCTGCGGTGTTACCTGATCTTCCCCAAACGTGATCCCGGTCGTCACTGTGTAATCACGCACAAAGTCACATGGGCGTTCGATCAGCCAGACATCCCGGAAAATACCGGACATCCGGAACTTATCCTGATCTTCCAGATATGTACCGTCACACCATTTTAACACGAGAACATCCAGACGGTTTGTGCCGTCGGCCAGCAGCTCTGTCACTTCAAATTCACTCGGCGAATGGGAAACCTGACTGTAACCTGCAAATGTTCCGTTTACCCACACATAAAAGCAGGAATCCACACCCTCAAAATAAAGATAACTGCGCGACTGTGTCTGTGACTCTCTCAAAAATTCTGTTTCGTACAGCCCGCACGGATTTTCATCCGGGACATAGGGCGGATCGAACGGGATCGGAAACCGCACATTGATATACTGGTGGCTGTCATATCCATGGTTCTGCCAACAGGATGGAACCGGTATACTGTCCCATCCCCCCTCATTTATATGCCGGCAGACATCCGTTATGTCCGCGCCCTTTCCCTCACCGGCAATGCCTGCAAACACTTCTGCCGCACTGGAAAAATAATGAAATTTCCAGTTTCCGGAAAGACAGTTTCTGCGACTCTCTCCGTTTTCATCCTGTGGCTCGCAGCAGCATCTCGTCTCCTCCGTCCCCACATGTAAAATCTCCGGGTCTTCAAAATATTTTTCCAGTCTCATAGAAATTTTCCTTTCTGCATCACGCATTACTCCGGCAGGACAGGAATGGCAAATGACACAAGCTCGAATGGATGATAAACGATCACATCTGTCCTCTCTCCCTCGCTGTCCTCCAGCAGATTTACCGGCTGTACCGCAAATGGCAGCACCAGTTTTCCTCTTGTACCATCCTGTTCACTCAGACGGATGATGATATTTTTTTC
This window encodes:
- a CDS encoding FeoA family protein, which produces MKTLKEVACGSTVKVKKLTGEGPVKRRIMDMGITKGVDIYVRKVAPLGDPIEVTVRGYELSLRKADAEMIEVE
- a CDS encoding FeoA family protein; its protein translation is MMPLTMLNTGEPSTIKKVGGKEETRRFLENLGFVPGGEVTVISEIDGNMIVNIKDSRVAIGKDMANKIMV
- a CDS encoding glycoside hydrolase family 2 TIM barrel-domain containing protein, with translation MRLEKYFEDPEILHVGTEETRCCCEPQDENGESRRNCLSGNWKFHYFSSAAEVFAGIAGEGKGADITDVCRHINEGGWDSIPVPSCWQNHGYDSHQYINVRFPIPFDPPYVPDENPCGLYETEFLRESQTQSRSYLYFEGVDSCFYVWVNGTFAGYSQVSHSPSEFEVTELLADGTNRLDVLVLKWCDGTYLEDQDKFRMSGIFRDVWLIERPCDFVRDYTVTTGITFGEDQVTPQSAEVCLSLSRSTGGSRRELFVRAILRDASGSVEAEGQTTLVSNGSEAKLVFPVKHPRLWSAETPYLYTLEIRTENEILHQNVGIREIHIESSVVKLNGRPIKIRGVNRHDSNAKTGYTISREQLEEDLKLMKSHNINAIRTSHYPNAPWFPEYCDRYGFYVIAEADIEMHGVTSFYGGSSKKTFCTLAMDPMFDKAVIDRVERCVKRDKNAPCILIWSLGNESGYGNSFEKAGRWVKAYDPTRLTHYEGAVYEAEGHVNDTSMIDLYSRMYPHVEWIDEYFADPGNKKPYFMCEFVHAMGNGPGGIRAYMDRMYRYEGFLGGCVWEWCDHAIYDGVAENGKERYLYGGDHGERFHDGNFCVDGLLYPDRTPHTGLREWKNAICPVFVTEIDAANGMFLVENRFDFLEASGEAELCYEIKAGGSAQDETVILADGTKELPHLLPHEKAALTIPVPKLPENMDVYVKLTFIRKKAVEYAACSSTFGFAQFCMQERKVSVLQRENRAEHEVVLVEEPEEWIVLCGTLRVAFGKKTGAPTGIFKDGKSILWGHAGYQIYRAPTDNDIQIKEKWKEAGYDAAMTKVYHSDAFCLDGEAHYVADIGIAAIYRQPAVHLHADWCVNRWGRVIVTLDAHKDMAMPPLPRLGIMLPVERSMRHVTYYGYGPDESYIDKREHCYVDMFQAEVEDLHENYIRPQENGSHYHCRYVSLENEKYRLLAEADNYLDFNVSDYTVEELAGKRHNFELEPASGSLLSLDARMMGIGSNSCGPDLPEEFLRDEAHTVWKVQLQIEEL